One genomic region from Euleptes europaea isolate rEulEur1 chromosome 6, rEulEur1.hap1, whole genome shotgun sequence encodes:
- the SOCS4 gene encoding suppressor of cytokine signaling 4, with translation MAENKERNSKNTDVRPKTSRSRSADRKDGYVWSRKKLSWSKRSDSGSDAETASTSGKSTFSLRNQERKHSCSSSELDLERSCGHRFLGRSLKQKLQDAVGQCFPIKNCSSRHSSVLPSKRKIHISELMLDKCPFPPRSELAFRWHLIKRHTAPIKQKSESWLSVASSHVEGKDGEVESVDGDGSAVLQACDFSDGASCRCDPPGESAAGRPVKSRDESDMDSDDEVVTLCASSRKRNKPRWDPDDELLQLESPPKYHTQIDYVHCLVPDLLRINNNPCYWGVMDKYAAEALLDGKPEGTFLLRDSAQEDYLFSVSFRRYSRSLHARIEQWNHNFSFDAHDPCVFHSPDITGLLEHYKDPSSCMFFEPLLSTPLNRTFPFSLQHICRTVICNYTTYDGIDALPVPPSVKLYLKEYHYKSKVRVLRIDVPEQQT, from the coding sequence ATGGCAGAGAATAAAGAAAGGAATAGTAAGAATACAGACGTGAGACCAAAAACCAGCCGGAGTAGAAGTGCAGACAGGAAGGATGGTTATGTGTGGAGCAGAAAAAAGCTTTCCTGGTCAAAAAGGAGTGACAGCGGTTCTGATGCGGAAACAGCAAGTACTTCAGGGAAGTCTACGTTTAGTTTGAGGAACCAGGAGCGGAAGCACAGCTGTTCCTCGTCAGAGCTAGACCTGGAACGTTCGTGTGGCCACAGATTCTTAGGCCGGTCTCTGAAACAGAAACTTCAGGATGCCGTGGGCCAGTGTTTCCCTATCAAGAACTGTAGCAGCCGCCATTCTTCGGTGCTTCCATCCAAGCGAAAAATCCATATCAGCGAGCTAATGCTGGACAagtgtcccttccctccccgatCCGAGCTCGCTTTCCGCTGGCACTTAATCAAACGGCACACCGcccccataaaacaaaagtcgGAAAGCTGGCTCAGCGTGGCGTCTTCCCATGTCGAAGGGAAGGACGGGGAGGTCGAGAGCGTGGACGGAGACGGGTCGGCGGTTCTGCAGGCATGCGATTTCAGCGACGGCGCTTCCTGCCGATGCGACCCCCCAGGTGAATCCGCCGCGGGTCGGCCGGTGAAGAGCAGAGATGAGAGCGACATGGACTCCGATGACGAAGTGGTGACGCTTTGCGCCAGCTCCAGGAAGCGGAACAAGCCGCGGTGGGATCCCGACGACGAGCTGCTGCAACTGGAATCGCCTCCTAAATATCACACCCAGATCGACTACGTCCATTGCCTCGTCCCTGACCTCCTTCGGATCAATAACAATCCATGCTACTGGGGAGTGATGGATAAATACGCGGCGGAAGCGCTTTTGGACGGAAAGCCGGAAGGGACTTTTTTGCTGCGAGACTCTGCCCAGGAAGATTACTTGTTCTCGGTGAGCTTTAGACGTTACAGTCGCTCCCTGCACGCCAGGATTGAGCAGTGGAATCACAACTTCAGCTTTGACGCCCATGACCCATGCGTCTTCCATTCCCCTGACATCACTGGGCTCTTGGAACATTACAAAGACCCCAGCTCCTGTATGTTCTTCGAACCGCTGCTGTCGACTCCCTTGAACAggactttccccttttctctccagCATATATGCCGGACTGTGATTTGTAACTATACGACTTACGACGGCATAGATGCCCTTCCCGTTCCTCCGTCTGTGAAGTTGTATCTGAAGGAATATCACTACAAGTCGAAAGTTAGAGTCCTCAGGATCGATGTACCAGAGCAACAAACCTAA